From Maribacter dokdonensis DSW-8, the proteins below share one genomic window:
- a CDS encoding ArsR/SmtB family transcription factor — protein sequence MGLAKTEMFTDEQNKISLFAKAFGHPARVAILQHLFKIDTCICGDLVNEIGLAQPTISQHLKELKNLGLIKGNVEGTSVCYCIDKENWASMKDIMTHFLDQDISNNNCC from the coding sequence ATGGGTTTAGCAAAAACTGAAATGTTTACTGATGAGCAGAACAAGATATCCTTGTTCGCTAAAGCATTTGGTCACCCTGCCCGTGTAGCCATTTTACAACATCTATTTAAAATTGATACTTGTATCTGTGGAGATTTGGTCAATGAAATAGGTTTAGCACAACCCACTATTTCACAGCATTTAAAAGAACTTAAAAATTTAGGTTTAATAAAAGGCAATGTAGAAGGCACCAGTGTTTGCTATTGTATTGACAAAGAAAATTGGGCGAGCATGAAAGATATTATGACACACTTTCTAGATCAAGATATTTCTAACAATAATTGTTGTTAA
- a CDS encoding DUF6428 family protein — protein sequence MKLSEIKKHLAALETIAFQLPNGELVPNHFHVTEVGKITKNFIDCGGTVRNEEVVNFQLWNADDYDHRLHPEKLIHIIELSEKVLGIEDLEIEVEYQGNTIEKFGLDFDGANFRLTSKQTDCLAKDNCGIPAEKPKLNLSEINNEPCCSPDGNCC from the coding sequence ATGAAACTATCAGAAATTAAAAAGCACTTAGCAGCACTTGAAACTATCGCCTTTCAATTACCGAATGGCGAATTGGTACCAAATCACTTTCATGTTACCGAGGTAGGTAAAATAACCAAAAACTTTATTGATTGTGGCGGCACGGTCCGTAATGAAGAAGTGGTCAACTTTCAATTATGGAATGCAGATGATTATGACCATAGATTACATCCAGAGAAATTAATACACATTATTGAACTTTCTGAAAAGGTATTGGGAATAGAAGATTTGGAAATAGAAGTTGAGTACCAAGGCAATACCATTGAGAAATTCGGATTAGATTTTGACGGTGCCAATTTTAGACTAACATCTAAGCAAACGGACTGTTTGGCAAAAGACAACTGTGGCATACCGGCAGAAAAACCAAAATTAAATCTTTCTGAAATCAATAATGAACCTTGTTGCTCACCAGACGGAAACTGCTGTTAA